A genomic segment from Microbacterium sp. SORGH_AS_0428 encodes:
- a CDS encoding DMT family transporter, with protein MTRSAAPGLLWGALGVLAFSFTVIFTRIAVTALSPLFVGAGRAVVAAALAAVALAATRSRLPRGGQWMRLVVVAGGVVAGFPLLTSYALTVAPASHGAVVIALLPAATAVAAVLRAGERPGRTFWLLTAAGAVAATVFAVIGSGWDGFHWSDLLLLGAVVAAAIGYAEGALLARELGSWQTISWALMVAAPVMAALTAVAAVADPPTASPGQWAAFGYLAVVSMFLGFFAWYRGLAIGPITRVSQLQLVQPVLSIVWAALILGEPLTWATVLGGAAVILCAAGAVRSRAR; from the coding sequence ATGACCCGATCCGCCGCACCCGGACTGCTCTGGGGAGCGCTCGGCGTGCTGGCGTTCTCGTTCACGGTGATCTTCACCCGGATCGCCGTCACCGCCCTGTCCCCGTTGTTCGTGGGAGCAGGGCGCGCGGTCGTGGCCGCCGCCCTCGCCGCCGTCGCCCTGGCCGCGACCCGGTCGCGTCTGCCGCGCGGCGGACAGTGGATGCGGCTGGTCGTGGTGGCCGGCGGCGTGGTGGCAGGCTTCCCGCTGCTCACGTCCTACGCACTCACGGTGGCACCGGCCAGCCACGGCGCCGTCGTGATCGCGCTCCTGCCCGCCGCGACCGCGGTCGCCGCGGTGCTGCGCGCCGGCGAGCGCCCCGGACGGACGTTCTGGCTTCTCACCGCGGCGGGGGCCGTCGCCGCGACGGTGTTCGCGGTGATCGGCAGCGGATGGGACGGCTTCCACTGGTCGGACCTGCTGCTGCTCGGGGCGGTCGTTGCGGCCGCCATCGGCTACGCGGAAGGCGCGCTGCTGGCGCGTGAGCTCGGCTCCTGGCAGACGATCTCGTGGGCGCTCATGGTGGCGGCCCCGGTGATGGCGGCGTTGACAGCGGTCGCGGCCGTCGCCGATCCACCGACGGCGTCGCCGGGTCAGTGGGCGGCGTTCGGCTATCTCGCCGTGGTCAGCATGTTCCTCGGCTTCTTCGCCTGGTACCGGGGGCTCGCGATCGGGCCCATCACGCGCGTCAGTCAGTTGCAGCTGGTGCAGCCGGTGCTCTCGATCGTGTGGGCGGCGCTCATCCTCGGCGAGCCGCTCACGTGGGCGACGGTGCTCGGAGGAGCCGCGGTCATCCTGTGTGCGGCCGGCGCCGTGCGTAGCCGCGCACGCTGA
- a CDS encoding acyl-CoA synthetase — translation MTSSSSARAFEPRHLQLVRALFAAVAAVMITFSPDHSAAVGLSVFSGFAMASAIVWLLSAWLVYGPGQRRLPIVLGALTLIAGGVSGIPTLRTTLAFFVIVISWALVTGLIEGIAGLRGLRAAERGSVARSEARDGLTVGVVGVLLALGTLAVQPAYALQYSIEEAGSFTLTGITIAVGLFGGYAAIVAVYLGIAGFSPRREPAPAPEEAA, via the coding sequence ATGACCAGCAGTTCTTCCGCGCGCGCCTTCGAGCCGCGCCACCTCCAGCTGGTTCGAGCCCTCTTCGCGGCCGTCGCGGCCGTCATGATCACGTTCTCGCCGGACCACTCCGCGGCCGTGGGGCTCTCGGTCTTCAGCGGCTTCGCGATGGCGTCGGCGATCGTGTGGCTGCTCTCGGCCTGGCTCGTGTACGGCCCCGGTCAGCGCCGCCTGCCCATCGTGCTGGGTGCTCTGACCCTCATCGCGGGCGGTGTGTCCGGCATCCCGACCCTGCGCACGACGCTGGCCTTCTTCGTGATCGTGATCTCGTGGGCGCTCGTGACCGGCCTCATCGAGGGCATCGCGGGCCTGCGGGGCCTGCGCGCCGCAGAGCGCGGCAGCGTCGCGCGCTCCGAGGCACGCGACGGGCTGACCGTGGGCGTCGTGGGTGTGCTGCTCGCGCTCGGCACCCTCGCCGTCCAGCCCGCCTACGCGCTGCAGTACAGCATCGAAGAGGCCGGCTCCTTCACGCTCACCGGCATCACGATCGCCGTCGGACTCTTCGGCGGCTACGCGGCGATCGTCGCGGTCTACCTGGGGATCGCGGGCTTCTCCCCGCGCCGCGAGCCCGCCCCCGCGCCCGAGGAGGCGGCA
- a CDS encoding shikimate 5-dehydrogenase, with product MPILNKDMTLCISLAGRPSNIGTRFHNYLYDELGLNFVYKAFTTDDIRGAITGVRALGIRGCSVSMPFKEAVIPLLDEIEPSAAAIDSVNTIVNDGGRLSGSNTDYEAVAQLLAEHAVDPTASVLVRGSGGMAKAVVAAFHGAGFLDLTVVARNAEAGQALAERYGFRAVTEDPAPGHAVIVNVTPLGMNGADADALAFSTAHIEAAERVFDVVAFPSETPLIRAARERGVAVITGAEVIALQAARQFERYTGVTPTPDQVARASEFSRA from the coding sequence GTGCCGATTCTCAACAAGGACATGACGCTGTGCATCTCGCTGGCCGGGCGACCCTCGAACATCGGGACGCGCTTCCACAACTACCTCTACGACGAGCTCGGCCTGAACTTCGTCTACAAAGCGTTCACGACCGATGACATCCGGGGAGCCATCACGGGGGTTCGCGCGCTGGGGATCCGCGGCTGCTCCGTGTCGATGCCCTTCAAGGAAGCCGTGATCCCGCTGCTCGACGAGATCGAGCCGTCCGCAGCCGCGATCGACTCTGTGAACACGATCGTCAATGACGGCGGCCGCCTGTCGGGCTCGAACACCGACTACGAGGCCGTCGCGCAGCTGCTCGCCGAGCATGCCGTCGACCCCACCGCATCCGTACTCGTGCGCGGATCGGGCGGGATGGCGAAGGCTGTCGTCGCGGCGTTCCACGGTGCGGGCTTCCTGGACCTCACCGTCGTCGCCCGCAACGCCGAGGCGGGGCAGGCGCTCGCGGAACGCTACGGCTTCCGCGCGGTCACGGAGGATCCGGCGCCGGGGCACGCGGTCATCGTGAACGTGACCCCGCTCGGCATGAACGGGGCGGATGCAGACGCGCTCGCCTTCAGTACGGCGCACATCGAGGCCGCAGAGCGTGTCTTCGACGTCGTCGCCTTCCCGTCCGAGACTCCCCTCATCCGTGCTGCGCGCGAACGCGGCGTCGCCGTCATCACGGGCGCCGAGGTCATCGCGCTCCAAGCGGCTCGGCAATTCGAGCGCTACACGGGCGTGACACCCACACCCGACCAGGTCGCGCGGGCCTCGGAGTTCTCGCGCGCCTGA